One genomic segment of Trichoplusia ni isolate ovarian cell line Hi5 chromosome 5, tn1, whole genome shotgun sequence includes these proteins:
- the LOC113493807 gene encoding uncharacterized protein LOC113493807, with amino-acid sequence MSAENKSEEDEAGETLEEAGALEADVGANFDQQLAGIDPRLKIDMDPFAHRDLRPEMMFIREELRQAKWQTLAVRRTALKKLLLKDFMQEDCELRNIGLAYAPPDP; translated from the exons ATGTCGGCTGAAAATAAGAGCGAGGAAGATGAAGCCGGGGAAACTTTAGAAGAAGCGGGTGCTCTAGAAGCAGATGTCGGGGCTAATTT tGATCAACAGCTAGCGGGCATAGACCCAAGACTCAAAATCGACATGGATCCCTTTGCACATCGTGACTTACGCCCGGAAATGATGTTCATCCGGGAGGAGTTGCGGCAAGCCAAGTGGCAAACTCTTGCC GTACGTCGCACGGCGTTAAAGAAACTTCTGCTGAAGGATTTCATGCAAGAGGACTGTGAGTTACGAAACATCGGGCTCGCCTACGCACCCCCGGACCCTTAG